ATCTCAGAAGATGAAAGCAGACCATTTCTTGAGTTGCGACAAACGTAATTCTGGATGTGGCTGCGTAATGTTTTTAAATGTCAAAAGTGGGAGTTATGAGTTACCTTATTCTGAGCGGAAAGTTGCACAGGAAACACAATCGCTAACAGAGTTTACTTGTCCTGTTTGCAGTTCATTTTTAGAGCGTTACGAGTATAGCAAGAATGGACAGAATAAAACTATGCTGCGTTGCTCTAATTCTAAAAATCGGCAGGCTAAATGTAAAGAAGTAGCATTTTTTGAAAGTAAGACTGGTAACTGGTGGTCGCCTAAATTTGGGGAGATGAAGCTGATTAAAGCAGGTAAAAAGACTAAACGTGGATAGGAATTTAATTATTTTCATTCCGCATTAAACTACCTGCGTAGGCGTAGCCGCAATAGTTTTTAACATTCAGATATCCTCTCGCTCAAAAGTTGACCAGATTTCTTGACGTATTTGTTCAATATCTTCTGCGGAAGGTGGTTCGCATAAATTGGCGCAAATTCCCAAAAGTGAGCGACGAGGTTTTATTTCTGGTTTAATTAATGCTTCTTGAATATCAGGCGATATTGCCTGATATTCAAGAAGCATTTTTTCCCAAGGAGTTAGTTGTTTTGCTTGTTCAATAATTTGTTCTAGTGTCATAATATTTTTCTCAACTTAGGATCACCAATTAAACTTTACTTGTTGAGGGTTTTATATAGTATAACAATGCGATCGCACTCACAATTAAACTACTTGCGTAGGCGTAGCCATAAAAAAATGCGATCGCTTTAATCCCAGTCCTACCAATTTTATCCATAATTTCTTGAAATCTGAAACTTTGGCAAGCTTTTGTCATCCCTCTTATAACAGATGATATTTTTTTGCAAAACAATGTGCGATCGCTACTAATTTGTAAGATAACAAATTAGTGCCGATCAGGAAAGGAAAAGACAAAACCTAAAGTTAAGAAAAGTAAAAATAAATTCACGCCAACGCAGATAGGTTTATTTTAGGTAGATATTGCCAATTTAACCTTAAACACTTCCCCATTTTGTAGAGAAATAAAATAATGTCTAAACAGATTGAAGATGTTAAGCATCGTTTAGCTAGTAAGAGTGAGCAAGAAAGACTTGCTGCTTTATCAGAAACTCTTAACTATGGTCAAGAAGGTTTAGATTTACTGATTGAACAATCGCTCAAGGATACATCTGAAAAAATCAGGCAATCAGCATACTGGATTTTGCATGGAGATAATCCTTATTTAGCTGAAACTACACTAAAAACCCCAATAACTTGCCCTACAGATACAATAACTTGTTTAGCCATAAGCCCTAATAATAATATTCTTGCAGGAGGTAGCTGGCGCAAAATTTGGATATGGAATTTAAAAACAGGAGAAGTAATTCCTCCTCTTGAAGATCATTCCCATTGGGTTTTATCTATCGCTATTAGCACTGATGGACAAACTCTAGTTAGTGGAAGTGCAGACAACACGCTCAAGGTATGGAATCTAAAAACTGGTAAAATTATTCACACATTAAAAGGGCATTCTAGCTGGATAACTGCTGTTGCTATTACTCCTGATGGAAAAAGTATTGTTAGCGGTAGTGCGGATAAGACTATTAAGATCTGGGATGTAAATACAGGAAAATTAAGTAAAACTCTGGAAAAATCTCAAGAATCAGCTTCTATTTTATGTTTATGTATTAGTCCAGATGGAAAAGCTCTAGCTAGTGGTAGCACTAACAATAAAATAACTTTATGGGATTTAAAAAATGGGAGTTTTATCCGTAGTCTTGAGGGACATTCAGATTGGATAAACGCCTTAAATATTACTTCAGACAAT
This region of Oculatellaceae cyanobacterium genomic DNA includes:
- a CDS encoding WD40 repeat domain-containing protein, whose protein sequence is MSKQIEDVKHRLASKSEQERLAALSETLNYGQEGLDLLIEQSLKDTSEKIRQSAYWILHGDNPYLAETTLKTPITCPTDTITCLAISPNNNILAGGSWRKIWIWNLKTGEVIPPLEDHSHWVLSIAISTDGQTLVSGSADNTLKVWNLKTGKIIHTLKGHSSWITAVAITPDGKSIVSGSADKTIKIWDVNTGKLSKTLEKSQESASILCLCISPDGKALASGSTNNKITLWDLKNGSFIRSLEGHSDWINALNITSDNTTLISGSNDGVLKFWKSNSELDGVTTPSKTRLNKGCSF